From the Streptomyces pluripotens genome, one window contains:
- the pyrR gene encoding bifunctional pyr operon transcriptional regulator/uracil phosphoribosyltransferase PyrR — MDTHANAHTSDARPVLEGPDIARVLTRIAHEIVERAKGADDVVLLGIPTRGVYLAQRLAAKLAQITDRKVPVGSLDITMYRDDLRMHPPRALARTEIPGDGIEGKLVVLVDDVLFSGRTIRAALDALNDIGRPRAVQLAVLVDRGHRELPIRADYVGKNLPTSLRETVKVQLAEEDGRDTVLLGVKADQ, encoded by the coding sequence ATGGACACGCACGCCAACGCACACACCAGCGATGCGCGGCCCGTTCTCGAAGGCCCTGACATCGCGCGGGTGCTGACCCGTATCGCCCATGAGATCGTCGAGCGTGCCAAGGGCGCCGACGACGTGGTGCTCCTCGGTATTCCGACCCGGGGCGTCTACCTCGCCCAGCGGCTCGCGGCCAAGCTGGCGCAGATCACCGACCGCAAGGTCCCCGTCGGCTCGCTCGACATCACCATGTACCGCGACGACCTGCGCATGCACCCGCCGCGCGCACTGGCCCGCACCGAGATCCCCGGTGACGGCATCGAGGGCAAGTTGGTCGTCCTCGTCGACGACGTGCTCTTCTCGGGCCGCACCATCCGCGCCGCCCTTGACGCCCTGAACGACATCGGGCGCCCGCGCGCGGTCCAGCTCGCGGTCCTGGTCGACCGCGGACACCGCGAACTGCCCATTCGCGCCGACTACGTCGGCAAGAACCTCCCCACGTCGCTGCGGGAGACGGTCAAGGTCCAGCTCGCCGAGGAGGACGGTCGTGACACCGTGCTGCTCGGTGTGAAGGCCGACCAGTAG